Proteins from one Niallia circulans genomic window:
- the spoIVB gene encoding SpoIVB peptidase produces MKMDFLRKIIGGILLVSLISISFNKPFQEYLHIPKSVTIFEGQNTVISSSSIPASSMVTEDNSVVALSQDEGEYSLHGEENGKNEMVLELAGFPVKKVDVNVLKDFKVIPGGQSIGVKLNSVGVLIVGHHQVNTVEGKASPGEKAGIKVGDMITEINGKKIEKMADVAPFVQSAGETGDPLNLTILRDKDTIKTKLEPLKEKGSDTFKLGLYIRDSAAGIGTMTFYHPESKKYGALGHVISDMDTKKPIVVDDGEILRSTVTSIEKGENGNPGEKLARFSSDKEVIGNITTNSPFGIFGELNRGMTNGIMDKAMPITLSDQVKEGPAQILTVVDNDEVKLFDIEVVSSVPQKFPATKGMVIKVTDKELLKKTGGIVQGMSGSPIIQDGKLIGAVTHVFVNDPTSGYGVHIEWMLNEAGIDIYEKGKQKAS; encoded by the coding sequence ATGAAAATGGATTTCCTAAGAAAAATAATTGGTGGAATTCTCCTTGTTTCATTAATTTCTATAAGCTTTAACAAACCCTTTCAAGAATATCTTCATATCCCAAAAAGCGTCACTATCTTTGAAGGCCAGAATACAGTGATAAGCAGTTCATCCATACCCGCATCAAGCATGGTTACGGAGGATAACTCAGTCGTTGCCCTAAGTCAAGATGAAGGGGAGTATTCGCTGCATGGTGAAGAGAATGGTAAAAACGAGATGGTTTTAGAGCTGGCAGGCTTTCCGGTTAAAAAGGTTGATGTGAATGTTTTAAAAGACTTTAAAGTAATCCCCGGCGGACAATCTATCGGGGTGAAGTTAAATTCAGTTGGCGTACTGATTGTTGGACATCATCAGGTGAATACGGTTGAAGGCAAAGCATCACCAGGTGAAAAAGCAGGCATTAAAGTAGGAGATATGATTACAGAAATCAATGGCAAAAAAATTGAAAAGATGGCAGATGTGGCACCATTTGTCCAAAGTGCAGGAGAAACAGGAGATCCGCTTAACTTAACAATATTACGTGACAAAGACACAATCAAAACTAAATTAGAACCTTTAAAGGAAAAAGGTTCCGACACATTTAAATTAGGCTTGTATATTAGAGATTCAGCAGCTGGCATTGGAACGATGACGTTCTATCATCCTGAATCAAAAAAATATGGAGCTTTAGGTCATGTTATTTCTGATATGGATACGAAAAAACCAATTGTCGTGGATGACGGTGAAATTTTACGATCAACGGTCACTAGCATTGAAAAAGGTGAAAATGGCAACCCAGGTGAAAAGCTGGCACGCTTCTCCTCTGACAAGGAAGTAATCGGCAATATAACAACAAACAGCCCATTTGGAATTTTTGGAGAACTAAATAGGGGAATGACAAATGGAATTATGGATAAAGCTATGCCAATCACCTTATCAGATCAGGTGAAAGAAGGACCAGCCCAAATTCTAACTGTTGTTGATAATGATGAAGTGAAGCTATTTGATATTGAAGTGGTCAGCTCTGTACCGCAAAAGTTCCCAGCAACAAAAGGAATGGTCATCAAGGTAACAGACAAAGAGCTTCTCAAGAAAACGGGAGGCATTGTACAAGGAATGAGCGGAAGCCCAATCATTCAAGACGGCAAGCTGATTGGTGCCGTTACCCATGTGTTCGTTAATGACCCGACAAGCGGTTATGGTGTCCATATCGAATGGATGCTGAATGAAGCAGGAATTGACATATATGAAAAAGGAAAGCAAAAAGCTTCCTAA